The following proteins are encoded in a genomic region of Streptomyces gobiensis:
- a CDS encoding VOC family protein, producing the protein MQKITNCLWFDTQAEEAANFYTSVFDDSRIVDVQRYGEVGPGEPGSVMTVTFELAGQRFVALNGGPHFTFNEAVSLQVDCATQEEVDYFWAKLGEGGQVQQCGWLKDRFGLSWQVVPRQLTELMSDPDPARSGRVMKAMLGMEKIDIRALEDAHRG; encoded by the coding sequence ATGCAGAAGATCACCAACTGTCTGTGGTTCGACACCCAGGCCGAAGAGGCGGCGAACTTCTACACATCGGTTTTCGACGACTCCCGGATCGTGGATGTGCAGCGGTACGGCGAGGTGGGGCCCGGGGAGCCGGGGTCGGTGATGACGGTCACCTTTGAGCTGGCGGGACAGCGGTTTGTCGCGCTGAACGGCGGCCCGCACTTCACGTTCAACGAAGCCGTCTCGCTCCAGGTGGACTGCGCGACGCAGGAAGAAGTGGACTACTTCTGGGCGAAGCTCGGCGAGGGCGGGCAAGTACAGCAGTGTGGCTGGCTGAAGGACAGATTCGGGCTGTCGTGGCAGGTCGTCCCGAGGCAGTTGACCGAGCTGATGAGCGACCCCGACCCCGCCAGGTCCGGGCGGGTCATGAAGGCGATGCTAGGCATGGAGAAGATCGATATTCGGGCTCTGGAGGACGCCCACCGGGGCTAG
- the polX gene encoding DNA polymerase/3'-5' exonuclease PolX: MARPNTEVEALLQEYADLLSITGGDAFKVRAYERAARAIGGHHADVSQLDLKDLKEIPGVGKSIAEKVVEYFREGSVSTVEEARAKIPEGVRQLTAIPTLGPKKAMVLYEELDISSVDELADALDDERLRDLKGFGPKTEDNIRHGIELMRAASDRFQLNTTMELAEEILATLSEVSGCERCAYAGSLRRMRETTGDIDILVAAEDSGPFMAAFINAPFTAEVIAHGDTKSSIRTTTGPQADLRVLPPDSWGAGLQYFTGSKAHNIRVRTIAVRHGLKLSEYGLFDAESGDKIASESEEDVYARLGLDWIPPTLREDRGEVAAAQSGELPQLVADPDIRGDLHTHTDLTDGRASLEDMVAAAAERGLSYYAITDHAPRLRMQAMTDEKMLAQRKRVRELDEQHRRHHRGPRLLHGTELNIDADGGVDWPPEFLQDFDLCVASVHSHFSQSRDAMTRRLIRACENPYVHIIGHPTTRLIGKRPGVDADLDEVFAACARTGTALEINASPDRLDLSDEHILRAKRYGVKFAVNSDAHSIGELGNLRYGVGTAQRGWLTGEDVINTWTLRRLRRFLRKDRAKDRAKDRAA, from the coding sequence ATGGCCCGACCTAATACGGAGGTCGAGGCTCTGTTGCAGGAGTATGCCGACCTCCTCTCCATCACCGGCGGCGACGCGTTCAAGGTGCGTGCCTATGAGCGGGCCGCCCGGGCGATCGGCGGGCATCACGCCGATGTCTCCCAGCTTGACCTCAAGGACCTCAAGGAGATCCCCGGCGTCGGAAAATCGATCGCTGAGAAGGTCGTCGAGTACTTCCGCGAGGGCAGCGTCTCCACCGTCGAGGAAGCCCGGGCGAAGATCCCGGAGGGGGTGCGGCAGCTCACGGCCATCCCCACCCTCGGGCCCAAGAAGGCCATGGTGCTGTATGAGGAGTTGGACATCTCCTCCGTCGACGAGCTGGCCGACGCGCTCGACGACGAGCGGCTGCGCGATCTGAAGGGCTTCGGTCCGAAGACCGAGGACAACATCCGCCACGGCATTGAGCTGATGCGGGCGGCCAGCGACCGCTTCCAGCTCAACACCACCATGGAGCTGGCCGAGGAGATCCTGGCCACGCTCTCCGAGGTGAGCGGCTGTGAACGGTGCGCGTACGCCGGATCGCTGCGCCGGATGCGGGAGACCACCGGGGACATCGACATCCTGGTCGCGGCGGAAGACTCCGGCCCGTTCATGGCGGCGTTCATCAACGCGCCCTTCACCGCCGAGGTCATCGCGCACGGCGATACGAAGTCGTCGATCCGCACCACCACGGGACCGCAGGCGGACCTGCGGGTGCTGCCGCCGGACTCCTGGGGCGCCGGGCTGCAGTACTTCACCGGGTCGAAGGCGCACAACATCCGGGTACGCACCATCGCCGTACGCCATGGGCTCAAGCTCTCCGAGTACGGCCTCTTCGACGCGGAGAGTGGCGACAAGATCGCCTCGGAGAGCGAGGAGGACGTATACGCCAGGCTCGGCCTGGACTGGATCCCGCCAACGCTGCGCGAGGACCGTGGCGAGGTGGCGGCCGCACAGAGCGGTGAGCTTCCCCAGCTGGTGGCCGATCCGGACATCCGCGGTGATCTGCACACCCACACCGACCTCACGGACGGCCGCGCGTCGCTGGAGGACATGGTGGCCGCGGCGGCGGAGCGCGGACTCTCGTACTACGCGATCACCGATCACGCGCCCAGGCTCCGGATGCAGGCCATGACCGACGAGAAGATGCTCGCCCAGCGGAAGCGGGTGCGCGAGCTTGACGAGCAGCACCGCCGTCACCACCGTGGACCGCGGCTGCTGCACGGGACCGAGCTGAATATCGACGCTGACGGCGGTGTGGACTGGCCGCCCGAGTTCCTCCAGGACTTCGACCTGTGCGTCGCGTCGGTGCACTCCCACTTCAGCCAGAGCCGGGACGCGATGACCCGGCGGCTCATCCGGGCCTGCGAGAACCCGTATGTGCACATCATCGGCCATCCGACGACCCGCCTCATCGGCAAACGTCCGGGCGTCGACGCCGATCTGGACGAGGTGTTCGCCGCCTGCGCCCGCACCGGTACCGCACTGGAGATCAACGCGAGCCCGGACCGGTTGGACCTGTCCGATGAGCACATTCTGCGGGCCAAGCGGTATGGCGTGAAGTTCGCCGTGAACAGCGACGCGCACTCCATTGGTGAACTGGGCAATCTGCGCTACGGGGTGGGAACGGCGCAGCGCGGCTGGCTCACCGGCGAGGACGTCATCAACACCTGGACGCTGCGGCGACTGCGCCGGTTCCTGCGCAAGGACCGAGCGAAAGACCGGGCGAAGGACCGGGCGGCGTAG
- a CDS encoding DUF7427 family protein, producing MTPDLIWGVLLLAGVGYEVFAIFNTKAGDTLSERVRAWFRTHTHPGRAVFAAVWVVFAGWFLVHILG from the coding sequence ATGACACCCGACCTGATCTGGGGCGTCCTGCTGTTGGCCGGGGTCGGCTATGAGGTTTTCGCAATTTTCAACACCAAAGCCGGTGACACACTTTCTGAGCGCGTCCGCGCTTGGTTCCGTACCCACACCCATCCGGGTCGCGCGGTCTTCGCGGCCGTCTGGGTGGTGTTCGCCGGGTGGTTCCTGGTGCACATCCTGGGCTGA
- a CDS encoding HAD family hydrolase, which produces MSSVPFAPWLREVRAVVLDTDGVIIDSARVHAAAWKEAFDPCLREQAELSGTPFRPFDAQEEYRRFVDGKSRLDGAADFLAARGLRLPPEAVQAVAARKEQAFTAALRRNEAEVWPGSVRLLRALGGAGVPCAAVSASRHARELLESTGVLELLRTVVDGRTAAELGLPGKPDPALFEEAARRLGTPASRTAVIEDALAGVEAGRRGGFSPVIGVDRTAGPDTAAELRAHGADLVVRDLSELLPGEE; this is translated from the coding sequence ATGAGCTCCGTGCCCTTCGCGCCGTGGCTGCGGGAAGTGCGGGCCGTGGTGCTCGACACCGACGGAGTGATCATCGACTCCGCGCGGGTGCACGCGGCGGCCTGGAAGGAGGCCTTCGACCCCTGTCTGCGGGAGCAGGCGGAACTCAGCGGCACCCCGTTCCGGCCGTTTGACGCCCAGGAGGAGTACCGGCGCTTCGTCGACGGCAAGTCCCGGCTCGATGGCGCCGCCGACTTCCTCGCGGCCCGCGGCCTGCGGCTGCCGCCCGAGGCGGTGCAGGCCGTGGCCGCCCGTAAGGAGCAGGCGTTCACCGCCGCGCTGCGGCGTAACGAGGCCGAGGTCTGGCCGGGCAGTGTGCGGCTGCTGCGCGCCCTCGGCGGCGCCGGGGTGCCCTGTGCCGCCGTATCCGCTTCCCGGCACGCCCGCGAGCTGCTGGAGAGCACTGGGGTGCTGGAGCTGCTGCGGACGGTGGTCGACGGCCGTACGGCGGCCGAGCTGGGGCTGCCGGGTAAGCCCGACCCCGCGCTGTTCGAGGAGGCGGCCCGGCGGCTGGGCACGCCCGCCTCCCGTACGGCGGTCATCGAGGACGCGCTGGCCGGGGTGGAGGCGGGCCGCCGGGGCGGCTTCAGCCCGGTCATCGGGGTCGACCGCACAGCGGGACCGGACACCGCCGCCGAGCTGCGCGCCCATGGCGCCGATCTGGTGGTGCGGGATCTGTCGGAATTGCTGCCAGGGGAGGAGTGA
- the egtD gene encoding L-histidine N(alpha)-methyltransferase, with the protein MSCFSLEHRLPAGHFTEALRADALKGLTDQPKTLPPKWFYDARGSELFEEITGLAEYYPTRAEHEILRDHAPAIAAALPAEVHTLIELGSGSSRKTRLLLDALTRHSGLERYAPLDVSPDALRQAGEALCRDYPGLRVTATVTDYETDLTLPPEGPRLVAFLGGTLGNLDTAERRAFYASLRRQFTGTDALLLGVDLVKDPDTLVRAYDDAQGVTAEFNKNVLHVLNRELSADFDPDTFDHRAVWNAPASRIEMRLRSRLTQTVALPALDLTVDFDRGEELRTEISVKFHRAPLTTELAHAGFTVHHWWTDPTTRFALLLATPA; encoded by the coding sequence ATGAGCTGCTTCTCCCTTGAACACCGGCTGCCCGCAGGCCACTTCACCGAGGCGCTGCGCGCCGACGCGCTCAAGGGCCTGACGGACCAGCCCAAGACCCTGCCGCCCAAGTGGTTCTACGACGCCCGGGGCAGCGAGCTCTTCGAGGAGATCACCGGACTGGCCGAGTACTATCCGACCCGCGCCGAACACGAAATCCTCCGTGACCACGCCCCCGCCATAGCCGCCGCCCTGCCCGCCGAGGTTCACACCCTCATCGAACTCGGCTCCGGATCCTCCCGTAAAACCCGCCTGCTGCTCGACGCCCTCACCCGGCACAGCGGCCTGGAGCGCTACGCCCCCCTGGACGTCAGCCCCGACGCACTGCGCCAAGCGGGCGAAGCCCTGTGCCGCGACTACCCAGGACTACGCGTCACCGCCACCGTCACCGACTACGAGACCGACCTCACCCTCCCGCCCGAGGGCCCCCGCCTGGTCGCCTTTCTCGGCGGCACCCTGGGCAATCTGGACACCGCCGAGCGCCGCGCCTTCTACGCCTCCCTGCGCCGTCAGTTCACCGGCACCGACGCGCTGCTCCTCGGCGTCGACCTGGTCAAGGACCCGGACACACTGGTACGCGCCTACGACGACGCCCAGGGCGTCACCGCCGAGTTCAACAAGAATGTCCTGCACGTCCTCAACCGCGAACTCTCCGCCGACTTCGACCCGGACACCTTTGACCACCGCGCCGTGTGGAACGCCCCCGCCTCCCGCATCGAAATGCGGCTGCGCTCCCGGCTGACCCAGACCGTGGCCCTCCCCGCGCTCGACCTCACCGTCGACTTCGACCGGGGCGAAGAACTCCGCACCGAGATCTCCGTCAAATTCCACCGCGCCCCTCTCACCACCGAACTGGCCCACGCCGGCTTCACCGTCCACCACTGGTGGACCGACCCCACCACCCGCTTCGCCCTCCTCCTCGCAACCCCCGCTTAA
- the egtA gene encoding ergothioneine biosynthesis glutamate--cysteine ligase EgtA, whose translation MDTALSEPLSEADAEAYVGGICFKTGPPTRVGVELEWLVRDQADSTRLVPPERLDPVLAPLFPPGGLPGGSRLTREPGGQLELSTPPGESLAECVTTAAADVDVLQAALGRAGAALEGRGLDPYRSPPRVLDHPRYQAMETHFDRDGPWGRVMMRATAAVQISLDAGDDSDGPSGYRHRWQLAHRLGPVLVAAFANSPLWRGRRTGWVSTRQRVWARTDPGRTLPPPPSAAPREQWTRYALDAPLLCLRRRSHNGAPADWTAPPQLSFRSWLRGGHPERPPTRADLAYHLSTLFPPVRPRGWLELRMIDAQRGDGWIAATAIATTLLDDPYAAKLAHAATEPLTAPDIWLRAARHGPADPLLGPAVRTCVAAAESALYRSDPGGVPHRAVAAFAERYADRGRCPADDHLTD comes from the coding sequence ATGGATACCGCTCTGTCCGAGCCTCTGTCGGAGGCCGATGCCGAGGCGTATGTCGGAGGGATCTGCTTCAAGACCGGGCCACCCACGCGGGTGGGTGTGGAGCTGGAATGGCTCGTACGTGATCAGGCAGATTCCACCCGCCTCGTACCGCCCGAACGGCTCGATCCGGTCCTCGCGCCGCTCTTCCCACCCGGGGGGCTGCCGGGCGGCAGCAGGCTCACCCGGGAACCCGGCGGGCAGCTGGAGCTGAGCACTCCGCCGGGCGAGTCGCTGGCCGAATGCGTCACCACCGCCGCGGCTGACGTGGACGTACTACAGGCGGCGCTGGGCAGGGCGGGTGCGGCGCTCGAGGGCCGCGGGCTCGATCCGTACCGCAGTCCGCCCCGGGTGCTGGACCATCCCCGTTACCAGGCGATGGAGACCCACTTCGACCGCGACGGCCCCTGGGGCCGGGTGATGATGCGGGCCACCGCCGCCGTGCAGATCAGCCTGGACGCCGGAGACGACTCCGACGGCCCCTCCGGCTACCGGCACCGCTGGCAGCTCGCCCACCGGCTGGGCCCGGTCCTGGTGGCCGCCTTCGCCAACTCCCCGCTGTGGCGCGGCCGCCGCACCGGCTGGGTCTCCACCCGGCAACGGGTCTGGGCCCGTACCGACCCGGGCCGCACCCTCCCCCCACCGCCCAGCGCCGCGCCGCGCGAGCAGTGGACCCGCTACGCGCTGGACGCCCCCCTGCTGTGCCTGCGGCGCCGGTCCCACAACGGCGCCCCGGCCGACTGGACCGCCCCGCCGCAGCTCTCCTTCCGCTCCTGGCTGCGCGGCGGTCACCCGGAACGGCCGCCCACCCGCGCCGACCTGGCGTACCACCTCAGCACCCTCTTCCCGCCGGTCCGGCCGCGCGGCTGGCTGGAGCTGCGGATGATCGACGCCCAGCGCGGTGACGGCTGGATCGCTGCCACCGCCATCGCCACCACACTCCTCGATGACCCCTACGCGGCCAAGCTGGCCCATGCCGCGACCGAGCCGCTCACCGCGCCCGACATCTGGCTGCGCGCCGCCCGCCATGGGCCCGCCGATCCGCTGCTGGGCCCGGCGGTACGTACCTGTGTCGCCGCCGCCGAGTCCGCGCTGTACCGCAGCGACCCCGGCGGCGTACCGCATCGCGCCGTCGCCGCCTTCGCCGAGCGGTACGCCGACCGCGGCCGCTGCCCCGCCGACGACCACCTCACCGACTAG
- a CDS encoding glycoside hydrolase family 65 protein yields the protein MPGWVWEYEGYNPREERLREALCTLGNGYFATRGAAPETTACDVHYPGTYVAGCYNRLVSEVAGRQVENEDMVNLPNWLPLRFRVLPDGSWWTPDQDGLLEYRQILDLRHGTLTRSLRYEDPQGRRLRVEQCRLVHMGDPHLAALRTTFTAEDWSGTLEIESALDGAVANEGVERYRALAGKHLTHIHTGVPGAGSGEMWLRCRTSESDIRIALAARTRVTEGEPQAMEPRLTDDRAAYLLTVPIAPGQPVTVEKTVALHTSRDPAISDPLHASLDEVARAPAFHKLLVSQRQAWGLLWQRAQLSVPNEAGDILRLHLFHVLQTLSPHTAGLDVGVPARGLHGEAYRGHVFWDELFVLPYLNLHLPEVSRALLNYRHQRLAQACRAAADAGHKGAMYPWQSGSDGREETQTLHLNPRSGRWLPDFSRLQHHVGSAIVYNIWHYWQASGDTEFLHTNGAEMLLRIARFWSDIAEWDPAEARFRIRGVVGPDEYHEAYPDADRAGIDDNAYTNVTASWTLARALDLLHDLPAPRRQELSEQLELDPAELNHWEEVSRRLRIPFHAGVISQFEGYGELAELDWDGLRERHGDIRRLDRILEAEGDSVNHYQASKQADVLMLGYLFSPAELTALFQRLGYPLDEALWHRTVDYYLRRTSHGSTLSGLVHGWVLARVRRPDAWTYMQEALLGDVADLHGGTTEEGIHLGAMAGTLDLVQRGLTGLEAREDELWFDPAPLPELSGFSFSIRYRGHWGVRVRLQDETFRISLPRSAQAPIQIVVPGQSFTVAPGGSRKIRLTGPSARDVRPTPWSHWPPENGLSGGA from the coding sequence ATGCCGGGCTGGGTGTGGGAGTACGAGGGGTACAACCCCAGGGAAGAGCGGCTGCGGGAAGCCCTGTGCACTCTGGGCAATGGCTACTTCGCCACCCGGGGCGCGGCGCCGGAGACCACCGCGTGCGATGTGCACTATCCGGGCACCTATGTCGCGGGCTGCTACAACCGGCTGGTGTCGGAGGTGGCCGGGCGGCAGGTCGAGAACGAGGACATGGTCAACCTGCCCAACTGGCTGCCGCTGCGCTTCCGCGTCCTGCCCGACGGGTCCTGGTGGACACCGGACCAGGACGGGCTGCTGGAGTACCGGCAGATCCTCGATCTGCGCCATGGCACCCTCACCCGGTCGCTGCGGTACGAGGACCCACAGGGCCGGCGGCTGCGGGTCGAGCAGTGCCGGCTCGTCCATATGGGAGACCCGCATCTGGCGGCCCTGCGCACCACCTTCACCGCCGAGGACTGGTCGGGCACGCTGGAGATCGAGTCCGCGCTCGACGGTGCGGTGGCCAATGAGGGGGTGGAGCGCTACCGCGCGCTGGCCGGGAAGCATCTGACCCATATACACACCGGGGTACCCGGGGCCGGGAGCGGTGAGATGTGGCTGCGCTGCCGCACCTCGGAGTCGGATATCCGGATCGCGCTCGCCGCCCGCACCCGGGTCACCGAGGGCGAGCCACAGGCCATGGAGCCGCGTCTCACCGACGACCGGGCCGCCTATCTGCTCACCGTCCCCATCGCGCCCGGTCAGCCCGTCACCGTCGAGAAGACCGTCGCCCTGCACACCTCCCGGGACCCGGCCATCAGCGACCCGCTGCACGCCTCGCTCGACGAGGTGGCCCGCGCGCCCGCCTTCCACAAGCTGCTGGTCTCGCAACGGCAGGCCTGGGGGCTGCTCTGGCAGCGCGCCCAGCTGTCCGTACCGAACGAGGCGGGGGACATCCTGCGGCTCCATCTCTTCCATGTGCTGCAGACCCTCTCGCCGCACACCGCCGGGCTCGATGTCGGGGTACCGGCCCGCGGTCTGCACGGTGAGGCCTACCGCGGCCATGTGTTCTGGGACGAACTGTTCGTGCTGCCCTACCTCAATCTGCACCTCCCCGAGGTCTCCCGGGCACTGCTCAACTACCGCCACCAGCGGCTGGCGCAGGCCTGCCGGGCGGCCGCCGACGCCGGGCACAAGGGCGCCATGTACCCATGGCAGAGCGGCAGCGACGGCCGTGAGGAGACCCAGACGCTGCATCTCAACCCGCGCTCCGGGCGCTGGCTGCCGGACTTCTCCCGGCTTCAGCACCATGTCGGCTCGGCCATCGTGTACAACATCTGGCACTACTGGCAGGCCAGCGGCGACACGGAGTTCCTGCACACCAACGGCGCCGAGATGCTGCTGCGGATCGCCCGCTTCTGGTCCGACATCGCCGAATGGGACCCCGCTGAGGCACGGTTCCGGATACGGGGCGTGGTCGGCCCCGATGAGTACCACGAGGCGTATCCGGACGCCGACCGGGCCGGTATCGACGACAACGCCTATACGAACGTCACCGCCTCCTGGACCCTGGCCCGCGCCCTTGATCTGCTGCACGACCTCCCGGCCCCGCGCCGTCAGGAGCTGAGCGAACAACTCGAGCTGGACCCCGCCGAGCTGAACCACTGGGAAGAGGTCTCCCGGCGGCTGCGTATCCCGTTCCACGCGGGCGTCATCAGCCAGTTCGAGGGCTACGGTGAGCTGGCCGAGCTCGACTGGGACGGCTTGCGCGAGCGGCATGGGGATATCCGCCGGCTCGACCGGATCCTGGAGGCCGAGGGCGACTCCGTCAACCACTACCAGGCGTCCAAGCAGGCCGATGTGCTGATGCTCGGCTACCTCTTCTCACCCGCCGAACTGACCGCGCTCTTCCAGCGGCTCGGCTATCCCCTGGACGAAGCCCTCTGGCACCGCACGGTCGACTACTACCTGCGCCGGACCAGCCATGGCTCCACCCTGAGCGGTCTGGTGCACGGCTGGGTGCTGGCCCGGGTGCGGCGGCCCGACGCCTGGACGTATATGCAGGAAGCGCTGCTCGGCGATGTCGCGGACCTGCACGGCGGCACCACCGAAGAGGGCATCCACCTGGGCGCCATGGCGGGCACCCTGGACCTCGTACAGCGCGGGCTGACCGGCCTGGAGGCCCGCGAGGACGAGCTGTGGTTCGACCCGGCACCGCTGCCGGAGCTGTCCGGCTTCAGCTTCTCCATACGCTACCGGGGCCACTGGGGCGTACGGGTACGGCTCCAGGACGAGACCTTCCGGATCAGCCTGCCGCGTTCGGCCCAGGCGCCGATCCAGATCGTGGTCCCCGGCCAGTCCTTCACCGTGGCCCCCGGGGGCTCCCGCAAGATACGGCTGACCGGCCCCAGCGCGCGGGACGTCCGGCCCACCCCCTGGAGCCACTGGCCACCGGAGAACGGGCTCAGCGGGGGCGCCTAG
- the egtB gene encoding ergothioneine biosynthesis protein EgtB yields MPVLNDTADTAVRQRALTALEQARARTHALTSCLDDSELMAQHSALMSPLVWDLAHIGNQEDIWLLREAGGQPALRPELDPVYDAFRTPRADRPGLPMLSPDRARRFVAEVRERALDVLAVAPLTGHPLFHGGFVFGMVAQHEQQHDETMLATHQLRRGPAVLKAPPPPSAVGGDLPREVLVRAGPFTMGTDPETDPWALDNERPAHTVDLPAFWLDTTPVTNAAYQEFIADGGYTKSRWWHPDGWAYIRKTQLSAPLFWRREGNIWLRRRFGSLEPVPPAAPVMHVSWYEADAYARWAGRRLPTEAEWEKAARHDPDTGHSARHPWGDTDPGPEHANLGQCHLEPAAAGAYPAGTAPCGARQLLGDVWEWTASDFTGYPGFTAFPYREYSEVFFGGEAATYKVLRGGSFGTDPVACRSTFRNWDFPIRRQIFAGFRTARDA; encoded by the coding sequence ATGCCCGTGCTGAACGACACCGCCGACACCGCTGTCCGACAACGTGCGCTCACCGCGCTGGAGCAGGCCCGGGCCCGCACTCACGCCCTGACCAGCTGCCTGGATGATTCGGAGCTGATGGCCCAGCACTCGGCGCTGATGTCACCGCTTGTCTGGGATCTGGCCCATATCGGCAACCAGGAGGACATCTGGCTGCTGCGCGAGGCGGGCGGCCAGCCCGCGCTACGGCCCGAACTCGACCCGGTCTACGACGCGTTCCGCACCCCGCGCGCCGACCGGCCCGGGCTGCCGATGCTGTCGCCCGACCGCGCGCGCCGCTTTGTCGCCGAGGTCCGGGAGCGGGCGCTGGACGTGCTGGCCGTCGCGCCGCTGACCGGCCATCCGCTCTTCCACGGCGGCTTTGTCTTCGGGATGGTCGCCCAGCATGAGCAGCAGCACGACGAGACGATGCTCGCCACCCACCAGCTGCGCCGTGGCCCAGCCGTGCTCAAGGCCCCGCCGCCGCCATCAGCCGTCGGCGGTGACCTGCCCCGCGAAGTCCTCGTGCGTGCGGGACCGTTCACCATGGGCACCGACCCGGAGACCGACCCCTGGGCGCTGGACAACGAACGCCCCGCGCACACCGTCGACCTCCCGGCCTTCTGGCTGGACACCACACCGGTCACCAACGCCGCCTACCAGGAGTTCATAGCCGACGGCGGCTATACCAAGTCCCGCTGGTGGCACCCGGACGGCTGGGCGTACATACGGAAGACCCAGCTGAGCGCCCCGCTCTTCTGGCGGCGCGAGGGCAACATATGGCTGCGCCGACGCTTCGGCAGCCTGGAGCCCGTACCACCGGCCGCACCGGTGATGCATGTGAGCTGGTACGAGGCCGATGCCTACGCCCGCTGGGCCGGGCGGCGGCTGCCGACCGAGGCGGAGTGGGAGAAGGCCGCCCGCCATGACCCGGACACCGGCCACTCGGCACGCCATCCCTGGGGCGATACGGACCCCGGCCCCGAGCACGCCAACCTTGGCCAGTGCCACCTCGAACCCGCGGCCGCCGGTGCGTATCCGGCCGGTACGGCCCCCTGCGGGGCGCGGCAGCTGCTCGGCGACGTATGGGAGTGGACCGCCTCCGACTTCACCGGCTATCCGGGCTTCACCGCCTTCCCCTACCGGGAGTACAGCGAGGTGTTCTTCGGCGGGGAGGCCGCCACGTACAAGGTGCTGCGGGGTGGCTCCTTCGGCACCGATCCGGTCGCCTGCCGGTCCACCTTCCGGAACTGGGACTTCCCCATCCGGCGACAGATCTTCGCGGGGTTCCGTACGGCGAGGGATGCGTGA
- the egtC gene encoding ergothioneine biosynthesis protein EgtC, whose product MCRHLAYLGPSTTLAGLVTEPKCGLYEQSWAPRMQRHGTVNADGFGLGWYPYIADGPPRPARYRRSVPIWADPNLPDLARTIHSPAVLAAVRDATPGTSQDECAAAPYAYDHWLFSHNGSIPDWRQLPGDLGVRLATADLLGLEAGCDSALLWALLQQRLRAGEPPAGALADVTRRIAAVRPGARLNLLLTDGRTITAVRHGDTLWYRGGLDDVPSVLVASEPDATDGWQEVPEGSLLMATPRTVRTIPLAPVRAVERTAPHDELLLP is encoded by the coding sequence ATGTGCCGTCACCTCGCTTATTTGGGGCCGTCCACCACACTGGCCGGGCTGGTGACCGAGCCGAAGTGCGGGCTGTATGAGCAGTCCTGGGCGCCGCGTATGCAGCGGCACGGCACCGTCAACGCCGACGGCTTCGGGCTCGGCTGGTACCCGTATATCGCCGATGGCCCGCCCCGTCCCGCCCGCTATCGCCGTTCGGTGCCCATCTGGGCCGATCCCAACCTGCCCGATCTCGCCCGTACGATCCACAGCCCGGCCGTGCTGGCCGCCGTGCGTGACGCCACCCCCGGCACCAGCCAGGACGAGTGCGCCGCCGCCCCCTACGCGTACGACCACTGGCTGTTCAGCCACAACGGTTCCATCCCCGACTGGCGGCAGCTCCCCGGTGATCTCGGAGTCCGGCTGGCCACGGCCGATCTGCTCGGTCTGGAGGCCGGCTGTGACTCCGCTCTGCTGTGGGCGCTGCTCCAACAGCGGCTACGGGCCGGTGAGCCGCCCGCCGGTGCGCTGGCCGACGTCACCCGGCGTATCGCCGCGGTCCGGCCCGGCGCCCGGCTGAACCTTCTGCTCACCGACGGCCGCACGATCACCGCTGTTCGGCACGGTGACACCCTCTGGTACCGCGGGGGCCTCGACGATGTCCCCAGCGTCCTGGTCGCTTCCGAGCCGGACGCCACCGACGGCTGGCAGGAGGTGCCCGAGGGCTCCCTCCTGATGGCCACCCCCCGCACTGTCCGCACCATCCCGCTGGCTCCCGTCCGCGCCGTCGAGAGGACCGCACCGCATGATGAGCTGCTTCTCCCTTGA
- a CDS encoding SRPBCC family protein, with the protein MPQVHVYVSIPLPVDEVFYFLADARNLPRWHSGVMEVHSDTNSGQQRVGGRTYQYRFPGRHRDFRLERCVYEPGVRIGFLGQRMWTPLGTQVPRFDFRLWPRGPHSCRVGVQVTSSLTGGLLLLWPVVAMGWRRDLPEDAQRLYEVLTGTEEVADVGFEPGRGLEGMGIGQQPRRSARRFRLPAPPAIHR; encoded by the coding sequence ATGCCGCAGGTGCACGTCTACGTATCCATTCCACTTCCCGTCGACGAGGTGTTCTATTTCCTCGCCGACGCGCGAAACCTGCCCCGCTGGCACTCCGGTGTGATGGAGGTCCACTCCGATACCAACAGCGGGCAGCAACGGGTCGGGGGCCGCACCTACCAGTACCGGTTCCCGGGGCGGCATCGTGACTTCCGGCTGGAGCGCTGCGTCTATGAGCCCGGCGTCCGGATCGGGTTTCTGGGCCAGCGGATGTGGACCCCCCTGGGCACCCAGGTACCGCGCTTTGACTTCCGGTTGTGGCCACGGGGACCGCACAGCTGCCGGGTTGGGGTCCAGGTCACCTCATCGCTGACCGGAGGCCTGCTGCTGCTCTGGCCGGTGGTGGCGATGGGCTGGCGGCGTGATCTGCCCGAGGACGCACAGCGGCTGTACGAGGTGCTGACCGGCACCGAGGAAGTCGCCGATGTGGGCTTTGAGCCCGGACGGGGCCTGGAAGGCATGGGCATCGGCCAGCAGCCCCGCCGGTCCGCCCGCCGCTTCCGGCTGCCCGCGCCACCGGCCATCCACCGCTGA